From the Gaiellales bacterium genome, one window contains:
- the narJ gene encoding nitrate reductase molybdenum cofactor assembly chaperone, whose amino-acid sequence MRRAPAPHRLLSLLLDYPRPEVDAVLGQVAGDGGPTLAPFWDWWRGTPLPARQAAYVETFDLDRRTGLHLTYYLHGDTRRRGMALLRMKRLYAAAGLPLAEGELPDYLPALLEFAAIAPAGYGETLLREHRLALELLRARLADLASPWACTLEVLCASLPGLGRIERDRLARLGAEGPPDERVGLEPFAPPEVMPMEARR is encoded by the coding sequence ATGAGGCGCGCGCCGGCCCCCCACCGCCTGCTGTCGCTCCTGCTCGACTACCCCCGGCCCGAGGTCGACGCCGTGCTCGGCCAGGTGGCCGGCGACGGCGGCCCGACCCTCGCCCCCTTCTGGGACTGGTGGCGGGGCACGCCGCTCCCGGCCCGCCAGGCGGCCTACGTGGAGACGTTCGACCTCGACCGGCGCACGGGCCTGCACCTGACGTACTACCTCCACGGAGACACCCGCCGGCGGGGCATGGCCCTCCTGCGGATGAAGCGGCTCTACGCCGCCGCCGGCCTCCCCCTGGCCGAAGGCGAGCTGCCCGACTACCTGCCGGCGCTGCTCGAGTTCGCGGCGATCGCGCCCGCCGGATACGGCGAGACGCTCCTGCGCGAGCACCGGCTGGCGCTCGAGCTGCTGCGCGCCCGCCTGGCCGACCTGGCCAGCCCGTGGGCGTGCACGCTCGAGGTGCTGTGCGCGTCGCTGCCGGGGCTGGGCCGGATCGAGCGCGACCGCCTCGCCCGGCTGGGGGCCGAAGGGCCGCCGGACGAGCGCGTCGGCCTGGAGCCGTTCGCGCCGCCCGAGGTCATGCCCATGGAGGCGCGGCGGTGA